Genomic window (Cystobacter fuscus DSM 2262):
GATGTGACCTCGGTGATGCGGTGGAGGAACAGCCCGGTGGAACCGGGCTCAGAAGCGGACCAGGATGCCCTCGACGGTCAGCCCGGGTCCGAATCCCATCATCACGCCGTACTCGCCGCGCTGGGGATTGTCCGAGCGCAGCACCTCCTCGAGCACCAGCAGCACGGTGGTGGCGCCGCAGTTGCCGTACTCGCTGAGCACGTGCCAGCTGGCGCGCATGCGCGACTTGTCCAGCTTGAGCTGCTTGGCCAGTCCCTCGAGGATCTTCGGCCCGCCCGGGTGGATGAGCCAGTGCTTGATGTCACCGGCCTTGAGCCCCTCGGGGCCGAGCAGCTTCTCCAGGAAGTCATCCACGTGCTCGGCGAGCACGAAGGGCACGTAGGGCGACAGGTTCATGCGGAACCCGTCGTTGTGCATGTTCCAGCCCATCAGCTCGTGCGTCTCGTAGAGCTGCTCGGTGTGCGAGCGCAGGAACTGCACGCCCTCGCCGTCCGGGGCGCTGCCCATCACCACCGTGCACGCCGCGTCGCCGAACAGGCCATGGATCACCACCTGCTCGGGGTCCGGCGTGTCGTGGTAGTGCAGCGAGCTGTACTCGGAGGCGTTGGCGATGACGTACTCGTCCGGACGCGCGGCGACGCTGTCCATGGCGGTGCGCAGCACGGGGAAGGCCGCGAAGCAGCCCATGTGCCCCACGAAGGTGCGGCGGATGCTGGAGGGCAGCCCGAGCTTCTTGGCGATGTACAGGTCCAACCCCGGCCCCGAGTAGCCCGAGTTGGTCGTCATGGTGAAGGCGCCCACGCGCGAGCGCTCCAGCTCGCCCAGCGCCTTCTGTACCGACTCCCCGGTGACCTGGAGCCCGACGCGCTCGTACACGCGCACCCGGTCCCCCACGCCCATCCGGCCTTTCTTGAGCTCCACACGAGGGTCCCACGCGAAGAAGCGGCGGCGCACCCCGGTGTTCTGGATGATGCGCTGGGCGTTGGGGATCTGCTTGAACCAGTCCTTGAACAGCCCCTCGTAGATTTCTTCCTGGGTGAGCGACAGCGGGGGGACGGCCGAGGCGATCGACAGCAGGGTGGGGCGACGCGCGGGTGCTGCTGGCGTCATGCCGCCTCCGAGTCCAGTGGCTCGAGCCCGTCACCGAGGGTGGCCTCGTCGCTCGCCGTGCCCATGGCCTGGACCTGCGGCTGGCGCTCGTCGATGAAGTCCACCAGGCTGCCCACCGTGTCGTGTCCCCGGCGTGACGCCTTGATGTACCAGGGGGTGAACTCGATGTTGGCCACCTCGTCCTTGAGCCGGGAGATCATCGACTCCAGGTGGAAGGAGTCCATGCCCAGGTCGTACGTCATCGAGGAGAACTCGTTCACGTCGTCCGGATACAGGCCCGTATGGGTGGCCAGGATGATGTTGCGAACGTGATCCAGAATCTCCTGCCGGTGCATACGGACCTCCTGCCGGGGGGCGGGGCCGCGACTGGCGTCTTCCCCGTTCGGCCACTCTTTCAGATTACAGCTCTGTAACATATGCGGTCAATGTGGAAAATTCGAGCAAAGTCGTAATCCTCTGATATAACCGTGAAGGATCGTTCACTCGACGTGATACTGGCGGGCCACCTGGCTGACCTGGTGGGAGACCTTCTGGAGCATGTCGGCGGCTTCCTGGGTGGATTCCAGCCGCTCCAGGGACTGGTCCATGCTGCGTGACAGGTCGGCGATGGCATTGAAGATTTGAGCGAAGCCGGCGTTCTGCTGACTCACGGCGGCGGTGATCTGTGTAACGGCCTCGGAGCTGTTGTTCACCATGAGCGACAGCTGGCGCAGGCTGTCGCCGGACGTCTTCACCTTGCCGAGGCCGCCCTCGACCTGGGCGGTGCTCACGTCCGTCATGGCGACGGCGTCGCCGATGGCATTGCCCACCTCGTCGAGGATGGTGGTGATGCGGCTGGTGGAGCGGATGGATTGATCCGCCAGGAGGCGGATCTCCCGCGCCACCACGCCAAAGCCCTTGCCGTGCTCGCCCGAGCGCACCGCCTCGATGGCGGCGTTGAGGGCCAGCAGGTTGGACTGGTCGGCCAGGTCCTTCACCGTCTGGGTGATTTCACCGATCTGCACGGCGCTGGCCTGCAGGCGCTCCATCTTGCCGCGGATGGCGAACACGGAATCGCGGATGGCGCTGAAGCCGGCGATGGTCTGCTCGATGGCGAGGGTGCCCGAGCGGCTGAGCTCCTCGGCGTGGCGCACCACGTTGAGCACCTCCTCGGCGCGCTGGGCGGAGAGGTCCGAGGTCTGCTTGATTTCCTGCGCGGTGATGTTGGTTTCCTGGATGGTGGTGGCCTGGGTGGTGAGCGCCATGCGCTGGGCATCGTTGGCGTGGCGCAGGGTGGCGCCCGCCTCGACGAGCTGGGTGGCGGACTGCTGGAGCGCGCGGGGCAGGGCGCTCAGCTGCAACACCACGGCGTTGAGCCCGAAGGCCAGGTCGCCAATCTCGTCGGTGGACACCCACTGGGCCGGGCGCACCTTGCCCACCGACAGGCCCTCGATGGCCTGGAGCACCGCGAGCGAGCCCTGCTCCTGCCGGCGCGCCAGCATCCACGCGGAGAGCGTGGCGAGGGTGAGCAGCATGATGACGAGCACGGCCACGGGGATGCTCAGCTCGGACAGGAGCGCGGCGCCGAGCCCCTCCAGCATGTAGGCCGCCTGGTGCTGTCCCGCCGCCTGGAGGTCCTCGATGTAGCGGTTCTGCACGTTGCTCGTCTGCACCGCCACGGTGAGGCCCCCGAGGACGATGAGCGACAGCACGCAGACGGCGAAGGCGTAGGGGAGGAACCAGGACTGGCGCAGCCAGAAGAAGCCGCCGCCCACCACGCGCAGGTGGGGATGGCTCGACTGCTCCTCGAGCGCCAGGGGCTGGGTCCAGCGCTCGATGGTGATGCCGGCCGGGAACGCCAGCAGGAGGCCCACGGACAGCCCGATGAGGCTGCCCCAGAGCACCAGCCACAGGCTCTTGTCGAAGAGCAGGCACACGCCGGTGCAGAAGAAGCCCGCGCCGAACGTGTACGAGCCGGCCATCACGTAGATGG
Coding sequences:
- a CDS encoding methyl-accepting chemotaxis protein; its protein translation is MAFFNPLSSSNRSLPGRIDALMRACAMPLAPFLAYLVGMMLGLQGEQITQSVLWLLPPTILIFGVLYPPLTIHYLHRDAVRTEPGEPRGLRLGRLLQMPWRIAIYVMAGSYTFGAGFFCTGVCLLFDKSLWLVLWGSLIGLSVGLLLAFPAGITIERWTQPLALEEQSSHPHLRVVGGGFFWLRQSWFLPYAFAVCVLSLIVLGGLTVAVQTSNVQNRYIEDLQAAGQHQAAYMLEGLGAALLSELSIPVAVLVIMLLTLATLSAWMLARRQEQGSLAVLQAIEGLSVGKVRPAQWVSTDEIGDLAFGLNAVVLQLSALPRALQQSATQLVEAGATLRHANDAQRMALTTQATTIQETNITAQEIKQTSDLSAQRAEEVLNVVRHAEELSRSGTLAIEQTIAGFSAIRDSVFAIRGKMERLQASAVQIGEITQTVKDLADQSNLLALNAAIEAVRSGEHGKGFGVVAREIRLLADQSIRSTSRITTILDEVGNAIGDAVAMTDVSTAQVEGGLGKVKTSGDSLRQLSLMVNNSSEAVTQITAAVSQQNAGFAQIFNAIADLSRSMDQSLERLESTQEAADMLQKVSHQVSQVARQYHVE
- a CDS encoding type III polyketide synthase, translated to MTPAAPARRPTLLSIASAVPPLSLTQEEIYEGLFKDWFKQIPNAQRIIQNTGVRRRFFAWDPRVELKKGRMGVGDRVRVYERVGLQVTGESVQKALGELERSRVGAFTMTTNSGYSGPGLDLYIAKKLGLPSSIRRTFVGHMGCFAAFPVLRTAMDSVAARPDEYVIANASEYSSLHYHDTPDPEQVVIHGLFGDAACTVVMGSAPDGEGVQFLRSHTEQLYETHELMGWNMHNDGFRMNLSPYVPFVLAEHVDDFLEKLLGPEGLKAGDIKHWLIHPGGPKILEGLAKQLKLDKSRMRASWHVLSEYGNCGATTVLLVLEEVLRSDNPQRGEYGVMMGFGPGLTVEGILVRF
- a CDS encoding acyl carrier protein gives rise to the protein MHRQEILDHVRNIILATHTGLYPDDVNEFSSMTYDLGMDSFHLESMISRLKDEVANIEFTPWYIKASRRGHDTVGSLVDFIDERQPQVQAMGTASDEATLGDGLEPLDSEAA